One Curtobacterium sp. MCLR17_007 DNA window includes the following coding sequences:
- a CDS encoding polysaccharide biosynthesis protein, with amino-acid sequence MTRVLFVCSSGGHLDQLLALMPAPDDVDVAFATFRKPDALPKLAGFRVHGLFWPTNRSIKALVANLVIAVRTLRAERPDLVVSSGAAAAVPFFWVGKVLFRTTNVFVECVDRIDNPTLTARLVRPVTDRFIAQWTGQLDGFPRRSVVRRSK; translated from the coding sequence ATGACCCGGGTGCTCTTCGTCTGCAGCAGCGGCGGACACCTCGACCAACTGCTCGCCCTCATGCCTGCGCCGGACGACGTCGACGTGGCGTTCGCGACCTTCCGCAAGCCGGACGCGCTCCCGAAGCTCGCCGGGTTCCGCGTGCACGGGCTCTTCTGGCCGACGAACCGCAGCATCAAGGCACTCGTCGCGAACCTCGTCATCGCGGTCCGCACCCTGCGCGCCGAGCGCCCGGACCTGGTCGTCAGCAGCGGCGCCGCGGCGGCCGTCCCGTTCTTCTGGGTGGGCAAGGTGCTGTTCCGCACGACCAACGTCTTCGTGGAGTGCGTCGACCGCATCGACAACCCGACGCTCACCGCACGCCTGGTCCGTCCGGTGACCGACCGGTTCATCGCGCAGTGGACCGGGCAACTCGACGGGTTCCCCCGCCGCTCGGTCGTCAGGAGGAGCAAGTGA
- a CDS encoding glycosyltransferase, with protein sequence MSAFVFVQPHLRFGGAERQTVSVANALVERGHDVSLVLHTGTGGLVPTLDTRVRVHALGLESHLATPEVARRLLAVLRRMRPSFVVVKLWSSILACAMIDQLPALRHHVVNHCEDLDPRDHASYIRFGRVKQHLIRQVFRSRPLLSANTETVASSMVDVYGLRRRPAVIPSTIDPVAVRRLAAEAPVDRDGTFTVASVGSLIPRKGLDVTWQALERLGAPVRWRVVGEGPLARELSRRATQSGHVRVEVEGGRANPYGSMAAADVLVHSARSEAWGIVLLEAMAVGTPVIAAEAIGPAEMRRSLGDRPELLRTVPVGDVDALTDAIAAARTAPRPPLRDFDDHISPFTVDTAVTMWEARAAEAGR encoded by the coding sequence ATGTCAGCATTCGTCTTCGTCCAGCCACATCTGCGGTTCGGCGGCGCGGAACGTCAGACGGTCTCCGTCGCGAACGCGCTCGTCGAGCGGGGCCACGACGTGTCGCTCGTGCTGCACACCGGGACCGGCGGTCTCGTCCCGACCCTGGACACGCGCGTGCGGGTCCACGCCCTGGGGCTCGAGAGCCACCTGGCCACCCCCGAGGTCGCCCGGCGGCTCCTCGCTGTCCTGCGACGCATGCGCCCGTCGTTCGTCGTGGTCAAGCTGTGGTCGTCGATCCTCGCCTGCGCCATGATCGACCAGCTGCCGGCGCTCCGGCACCACGTGGTCAACCACTGCGAGGACCTCGACCCGCGCGACCACGCCTCGTACATCCGGTTCGGCCGCGTCAAGCAGCACCTCATCCGTCAGGTGTTCCGGTCACGCCCGCTCCTCTCGGCCAACACGGAGACCGTGGCCTCGTCGATGGTCGACGTCTACGGGCTCCGTCGCCGTCCAGCCGTCATCCCGAGCACGATCGACCCCGTGGCCGTGCGTCGGCTGGCGGCCGAAGCCCCCGTCGACCGCGACGGCACCTTCACGGTCGCGTCCGTCGGCAGCCTCATCCCCCGCAAGGGCCTCGACGTGACGTGGCAGGCGCTCGAACGCCTCGGTGCCCCGGTGCGCTGGCGCGTCGTCGGCGAGGGCCCCCTCGCCCGCGAGCTCTCCCGTCGGGCGACGCAGTCCGGGCACGTGCGTGTCGAGGTCGAGGGCGGCCGGGCCAACCCCTACGGTTCGATGGCCGCGGCCGACGTCCTCGTCCACAGCGCCCGCAGCGAGGCATGGGGCATCGTCCTCCTCGAGGCGATGGCCGTCGGCACCCCGGTCATCGCGGCCGAGGCGATCGGCCCGGCTGAGATGCGTCGATCCCTCGGTGACCGCCCCGAGCTCCTGCGCACCGTCCCCGTCGGCGACGTCGACGCCCTGACGGACGCCATCGCCGCCGCGCGCACGGCACCACGGCCACCTCTCCGGGACTTCGACGACCACATCAGCCCGTTCACCGTGGACACCGCGGTGACGATGTGGGAAGCGCGCGCCGCCGAGGCCGGCCGATGA